A window from Kovacikia minuta CCNUW1 encodes these proteins:
- a CDS encoding hemerythrin domain-containing protein: MVMSLEDTKRTAIGSKLADMKEIQNLLISNEQGLISAINDSEVRDRLTKMLEDDRKNLGIIDTVIVQYGVKAQPKETVQKLVEKVQQLMQGSELNLYEKVFQHELLKHQQTMTGLLVHKAAQVVGADIEAAIAPLNTVNFENRAHQEQLKGVLEVLGVRELTGKEAEQGLWARVQDAVAALSGVAGSVLTQSSDKSDMNIQDVIRMDHNKVNMLFTQIEGSNDPQKIQEYFGQIYKDLTVHAEAEEQVVYPTVRPFYGEGDTQELYDEQAEMKQMLNSLKSLDPSSSNFKSQLKTLKDAVMDHVRQEESTMFAAIRNNCSTEQQEQLATQFKSAKSKLQDQLASSMR, encoded by the coding sequence ATGGTGATGAGTCTTGAGGATACCAAGCGAACTGCGATCGGTTCGAAATTGGCAGACATGAAGGAGATACAAAATCTATTAATTTCTAACGAACAAGGGTTAATTTCTGCCATTAATGATAGTGAAGTACGCGATCGCCTGACGAAAATGTTGGAAGACGATCGGAAGAATCTCGGTATCATCGACACTGTAATTGTTCAGTACGGTGTCAAGGCACAACCAAAGGAAACGGTTCAGAAACTGGTTGAAAAAGTTCAGCAACTCATGCAAGGTTCTGAATTGAATCTGTACGAAAAAGTATTTCAACACGAATTGCTTAAGCATCAACAAACCATGACTGGGCTGCTAGTTCATAAAGCGGCTCAAGTGGTGGGTGCAGATATTGAAGCGGCGATCGCTCCCCTCAATACCGTTAACTTTGAAAACCGTGCCCACCAGGAACAACTGAAGGGTGTGCTGGAAGTTTTAGGCGTCCGCGAGTTGACTGGAAAAGAAGCAGAGCAAGGGCTGTGGGCAAGGGTTCAAGACGCAGTTGCAGCACTCTCAGGCGTGGCTGGTAGCGTCCTGACTCAAAGCTCGGACAAGTCCGACATGAACATTCAGGATGTCATCCGCATGGATCACAACAAGGTCAACATGCTGTTCACTCAAATTGAAGGCAGTAATGATCCACAGAAGATCCAGGAATATTTCGGTCAGATTTACAAAGATCTGACGGTTCACGCAGAAGCAGAAGAGCAAGTGGTTTACCCAACGGTTCGTCCCTTCTATGGCGAAGGCGATACTCAAGAACTGTATGATGAGCAGGCTGAAATGAAGCAAATGCTCAATTCCTTGAAGTCCCTCGACCCCTCCTCTTCTAACTTCAAGAGCCAACTGAAAACCCTGAAGGACGCTGTGATGGATCACGTTCGTCAGGAAGAAAGCACCATGTTCGCTGCGATCCGCAATAACTGTAGCACTGAGCAGCAAGAGCAACTGGCGACTCAGTTCAAATCTGCTAAGAGCAAACTTCAAGACCAGCTTGCATCCTCCATGCGCTAA
- a CDS encoding class I fructose-bisphosphate aldolase, with protein MTQRVKEILSWYGSDNPGTLTNLARLLNHGKLGGTGKLVILPVDQGFEHGPARSFAPNPPAYDPRYHFELAIAAGCNAYAAPLGFLEAGAREFAGEIPLILKVNDHDVLLDETDPSQALTGSVQDALRLGCAAIGFTIYPGSSHRFDMYQQIRAYAEEAKRNGLAVVIWSYPRGSGLSKAGETAIDVTGYAAHIAAQLGAHIIKVKLPSDHIEQDAARKVYEKTQVPIGTLTERVSHVVRCAFDGRRIVIFSGGPAESDETFFEGIRAIEAGGGFGSIIGRNSFQRPKADALKFLNTVMEIYSGQTVQPRTPVPA; from the coding sequence ATGACTCAACGGGTAAAAGAGATTTTGAGTTGGTACGGCAGCGATAACCCTGGAACGCTGACCAACTTGGCACGATTGCTGAACCACGGTAAGTTAGGCGGCACCGGAAAGCTGGTCATTCTGCCCGTCGATCAAGGGTTTGAGCATGGTCCTGCCCGCAGCTTTGCTCCCAACCCGCCTGCCTACGACCCGCGCTATCATTTTGAACTGGCGATCGCCGCCGGATGTAATGCCTACGCAGCGCCATTGGGCTTTTTGGAAGCGGGAGCGCGGGAGTTTGCAGGCGAAATTCCTTTGATTCTCAAAGTGAATGATCACGATGTGTTGTTAGATGAAACAGACCCCAGTCAAGCCCTCACAGGCAGTGTCCAGGATGCTCTCCGGTTGGGTTGTGCAGCGATCGGTTTTACCATCTACCCCGGTTCCTCCCATCGCTTTGACATGTATCAGCAGATTCGCGCCTATGCCGAAGAAGCCAAACGGAATGGCTTAGCAGTGGTGATCTGGTCCTACCCCCGCGGATCGGGGTTGAGCAAAGCCGGGGAGACTGCCATTGATGTGACGGGCTACGCTGCCCACATTGCGGCGCAACTGGGTGCCCACATTATTAAAGTGAAGTTGCCCAGCGACCATATTGAACAGGATGCCGCCCGTAAGGTTTATGAAAAGACGCAGGTTCCCATCGGCACCCTGACTGAACGGGTCAGCCATGTTGTGCGCTGTGCCTTCGACGGTCGCCGAATTGTGATCTTCTCCGGTGGCCCTGCCGAAAGTGACGAAACGTTTTTTGAAGGGATTCGAGCGATCGAAGCAGGTGGCGGCTTTGGGTCTATCATTGGGCGCAACTCCTTCCAGCGCCCCAAAGCAGATGCCCTCAAGTTCTTAAACACGGTAATGGAAATCTATAGCGGCCAAACCGTTCAACCCCGCACCCCAGTTCCCGCTTAA
- a CDS encoding microviridin/marinostatin family tricyclic proteinase inhibitor — protein sequence MTHNNQNPEPTPFFARYLEGQIGQELSEEMLNEIAGGNGDLIQTKKFPSDAEEFDLPAIPSLLDVKIPNLPGSGGGSDPQVFPVEPDGGIA from the coding sequence ATGACGCACAACAACCAAAACCCTGAACCAACGCCTTTCTTCGCTCGCTATCTGGAAGGGCAAATTGGGCAAGAACTGTCGGAAGAAATGCTAAATGAAATTGCTGGTGGCAATGGAGATTTGATCCAAACCAAAAAGTTTCCATCCGATGCAGAAGAATTTGACCTTCCGGCAATTCCTTCCCTGCTAGATGTGAAGATCCCCAATCTACCTGGGAGCGGGGGTGGCTCTGACCCTCAGGTCTTTCCTGTGGAACCTGACGGGGGTATTGCTTAA
- a CDS encoding DEAD/DEAH box helicase yields the protein MTAPYDRLAPFIQEHIYKQGWTELRPVQVEACRVIFNTDAHLLIAAGTASGKTEAAFLPVLTRLYEHPPQTVGAMYIGPIKALINDQFDRLTDLLKQADIPVWAWHGDVVQSRKKNLLKNPKGILQITPESLESLLINKNADLNRIFGDLRFVIIDEIHAFIGAERGSQILCQLARLARLTQNQPRRIGLSATLGDYSMAEEWLRSGTSQPVITPQIQGEQRQIRLSVEHFFDAGIVVRAKGDRRDSAFKPDQLYLFHQSLGRKCLIFANGRTETETVIASLRQIAAAKGVPDIYHVHHGSISARLREAAEDAMRDSNSPTVTAATVTFEMGIDLGQLDRVIQLEAPSAVSSFLQRLGRSGRRGSPADMRFVCVEDKVDLRSFSGVPVQEKIPWQLLQCIAIIQLYLEEKWIEPIAPNRYPLNLLYQQTMSTLLAMGELSAAALAQQILTLPPFRAISQDDFRQLLRHLMEIDHIQRTKENGLIVGLTAEKIVRNFKFYAIFPDTEDYTVWDEGLEIGTIVLPPGVGERFSLAGRTWQVLEVDMRSKTVSVKPATGETNVSWHGSSGDIHTRILQRMRRVLTEDTLYPYLQEGAKKRLADARKLAHKENLGTNNLFPLEDSYVCILPWAGTIAYRTLERFLRLHCREALKIKGVVGRSPYFLVVNLGKCKLESLHYEIKSLRQRNLAPETLLAEEEAPKLQKYDEFVPPDLLRKAFATDYLDLEELASVVSQW from the coding sequence ATGACCGCTCCCTACGATCGCCTCGCCCCGTTTATTCAGGAACACATTTACAAACAGGGTTGGACAGAACTGCGTCCGGTGCAGGTGGAAGCCTGCCGCGTTATTTTTAACACCGATGCCCACCTGTTGATTGCGGCGGGCACGGCTTCAGGGAAGACGGAAGCGGCATTCCTGCCGGTGCTAACCCGATTGTATGAGCATCCCCCCCAGACGGTAGGAGCGATGTACATCGGACCGATTAAAGCGCTGATCAATGACCAGTTCGATCGCCTTACCGATTTACTCAAACAAGCCGATATTCCCGTTTGGGCGTGGCATGGGGATGTGGTGCAAAGTCGCAAAAAGAATTTGCTCAAAAACCCAAAAGGGATTTTGCAGATTACGCCTGAGTCGTTAGAAAGTTTGCTGATCAACAAAAATGCGGACCTGAATCGAATTTTTGGGGATTTGCGGTTTGTCATCATTGATGAAATCCATGCCTTCATTGGGGCAGAACGGGGCAGCCAAATTCTCTGCCAGCTTGCCCGCCTTGCCCGTTTGACGCAGAACCAACCGCGGCGAATTGGGCTTTCCGCCACTTTAGGGGATTACTCAATGGCAGAGGAATGGTTGCGATCGGGCACCAGTCAGCCTGTAATCACACCTCAAATCCAGGGGGAACAGCGTCAGATTCGGCTGAGTGTGGAGCATTTTTTTGATGCAGGCATTGTGGTGCGGGCAAAGGGCGATCGACGGGATTCTGCCTTTAAACCGGATCAACTCTATTTGTTTCATCAAAGCCTGGGGCGCAAATGTTTGATCTTTGCCAATGGCAGAACCGAAACGGAAACCGTGATCGCATCCCTGCGGCAAATTGCAGCAGCAAAGGGAGTTCCCGATATTTACCACGTTCACCACGGCAGTATTTCTGCCCGCCTGCGGGAAGCAGCGGAAGATGCCATGCGCGACTCCAACAGCCCCACAGTAACGGCTGCCACCGTCACTTTTGAGATGGGCATTGACCTGGGACAACTCGATCGGGTGATTCAACTGGAAGCCCCTTCAGCCGTCTCCAGCTTTTTGCAGCGGTTGGGACGCTCAGGTAGGCGGGGAAGTCCGGCAGATATGCGATTTGTTTGTGTGGAAGACAAGGTAGATTTGCGATCGTTCAGTGGGGTTCCCGTTCAGGAAAAGATTCCCTGGCAGTTGTTGCAGTGCATTGCCATCATCCAGCTTTATCTGGAGGAAAAATGGATCGAACCGATCGCCCCCAACCGCTATCCGCTCAATTTGCTGTACCAACAAACGATGAGTACGCTGCTGGCAATGGGTGAACTTTCTGCCGCTGCTTTGGCGCAGCAAATCCTCACCCTGCCGCCCTTCCGTGCCATTTCCCAGGATGACTTTCGTCAACTCCTGCGCCATTTGATGGAAATCGATCATATTCAACGCACAAAAGAGAATGGGTTAATTGTTGGTTTAACGGCAGAGAAAATCGTCCGCAACTTCAAGTTTTACGCTATTTTCCCCGATACCGAAGATTACACAGTTTGGGATGAGGGACTGGAAATTGGCACGATCGTTTTGCCACCCGGCGTCGGAGAGCGGTTCTCCCTGGCTGGCCGCACCTGGCAAGTTCTGGAAGTAGACATGCGTAGCAAAACAGTTTCCGTGAAACCGGCAACGGGCGAAACCAATGTTTCCTGGCATGGCAGCAGCGGGGATATTCACACGCGAATTTTGCAACGAATGCGGCGTGTTCTCACAGAAGATACCCTTTATCCCTATCTGCAAGAAGGCGCAAAAAAGCGGCTGGCAGATGCCCGCAAACTCGCCCACAAAGAAAATTTGGGAACCAACAATTTGTTCCCTTTAGAAGACAGTTACGTTTGCATTCTTCCCTGGGCAGGCACGATCGCCTATCGCACCCTGGAGCGGTTTCTGCGGCTGCATTGCAGAGAAGCATTGAAGATTAAGGGAGTGGTGGGGCGATCGCCCTACTTTCTGGTGGTCAATTTAGGCAAGTGCAAGCTGGAAAGTCTTCACTATGAGATCAAATCGCTCCGCCAGCGAAATCTAGCCCCGGAAACCCTGCTGGCAGAAGAGGAAGCTCCCAAATTGCAAAAATATGACGAATTTGTACCCCCGGATTTACTCCGCAAGGCATTTGCAACCGATTACCTTGATTTAGAAGAATTAGCCAGTGTAGTCAGTCAATGGTAG
- a CDS encoding MvdC/MvdD family ATP grasp protein, with translation MTVLIITHSHDNESISTVMQAIHERGGKVFRFDTDRFPTDVQLDIFYRDDREQGVLVSEQGLVTKMLSSFAVYEDGNEKVVFTNPVSSKDLEDLDGLRFCPMTFQEKVPKLLELRATVVGRKVFTAAVDSQRLEQSQHDWRRQGVALLRHWQPHELPQEVQEKLLNVMDYFGLNYGAIDLILTPDQRYVFLEVNPCGEFFWLDLYANLPISDAIANLLMRL, from the coding sequence ATGACCGTTCTGATCATCACACACAGCCATGATAATGAAAGTATCTCAACGGTCATGCAAGCTATTCATGAGCGGGGCGGCAAGGTCTTTCGATTCGATACTGATCGCTTTCCAACGGATGTGCAACTTGACATTTTCTACAGGGACGATCGCGAACAGGGAGTGCTGGTTTCTGAACAGGGATTGGTCACCAAAATGCTGTCCTCATTTGCCGTCTATGAGGATGGCAACGAAAAAGTGGTATTTACCAATCCTGTGTCTTCGAAAGATTTAGAAGATCTGGATGGATTACGTTTCTGCCCAATGACCTTTCAGGAGAAGGTTCCGAAGCTGCTGGAACTGCGAGCCACGGTTGTCGGGCGGAAAGTTTTTACCGCTGCTGTAGACTCCCAACGGCTTGAGCAATCCCAGCATGATTGGCGACGGCAGGGAGTTGCATTATTGCGCCACTGGCAGCCCCATGAATTACCCCAGGAAGTTCAGGAAAAGCTGCTGAATGTAATGGATTACTTTGGGTTGAACTATGGCGCGATCGATCTCATTCTGACCCCTGACCAGCGCTATGTATTCCTGGAAGTGAACCCCTGTGGTGAATTTTTTTGGCTTGATTTATATGCAAATTTGCCCATTTCAGATGCGATCGCCAATCTTCTGATGCGCCTCTAG
- a CDS encoding Mo-dependent nitrogenase C-terminal domain-containing protein — protein MNHLISAHKNGFLTPIRQWLEAVEIDHPDTARFLCRAIPASCPFAREVRFCDRVIVSIPPLCKLNPFYDQIINLRFKSLMYLADQCGEDVTLYC, from the coding sequence ATGAATCACCTGATATCGGCTCACAAAAATGGTTTTCTGACGCCAATTCGTCAATGGCTGGAAGCCGTAGAAATTGATCACCCGGATACTGCTCGGTTCCTTTGTAGAGCGATTCCTGCCAGTTGCCCCTTTGCTAGAGAAGTCCGGTTTTGCGATCGGGTGATTGTCTCCATTCCTCCGCTTTGCAAATTAAATCCCTTCTATGATCAGATCATCAACCTGCGCTTTAAGTCACTGATGTATCTGGCAGACCAGTGCGGCGAAGATGTCACCCTTTATTGCTAA
- a CDS encoding PAS domain-containing protein, with translation MVELNYRSLFESMPGLYLALAPNSPTFPVVAVSDAYLEATRTRREDILGRSVFEALPGNLSGSVTGNVPDLQASLEAVLKNRTAIKIEFQEYFIPRPPSEEEGFEERCCHLLFSPVLGTQGEITYILHCIEDVTESEVIRAHNEVRLQEHQRLLQQVTDTVPGILYVYDLIEQHNVYVNGQVTELLGYTPEQVQSMGMSLFPLLLHPDDLATLPQHICQFYNLKDGEVLEKEYRMRDMEGEWHWFSGREIVFSRTAQGTPKQILGTAYEISDRKRAEAAFHAEKDRFQLAAAAVDCMIYDWNVETSLVERTEGLTRIFGYLPEETEPTRDWWIAHIHPDDLPFVRDLVAANLANGNRYAVEYRVQSKSGQYVYVLDQGFVTRNPTGRPVRVVGTTTDISDRKITEKLQQFLLELHDLIQMLHDPQEVLWIVECTVGNYFNATRCFYGDVDADQENLTVDRDFYNGVIGIAGSHRLDNFGAEFVSLLKQGRTLIVEDTQKDKRVDQTTFARFKARAVLCVPLLHLDQLIGLFMIQDQQPRNWTTEEIALIEEVADRAWTAISKARTEKALRQSEARFQRLATNVPGVIFRYLVHRDGSDAMPYISASCRTVFELDYEVVQQNVDALWNLICLEDLESLREIIAISAQTEQPIHWEGRFVMPSGQTKWIQLVSRPERQLDGSVLWDGLLTDITSTKEIEAEREQLLGQSQQYANQLRGLTEAALVMNSMLSVEEVLQVITDQAHAIIGTHQASTSLVIDQNWAEAVHAIYLSDKYAAWLNYNAEPDGSGIYASICQLNRPLRMTQAELETHPRWRGFGGQATHHPPLRGWLAAPLMGRNGQNIGFIQLSDKYQGEFTASDEDILVQLAQMASVAIENSRLYKAEKIARTQAEAANRIKDEFLAVLSHELRSPLNPILGWSRLLQNRKLDQRTTAHALETIERNAKLQTQLIEDLLDVSRILQGKLNLNVGAVNLVTIMEAAMETVRLAAEAKAIDVRFEIVDSGLEAPAQNEASSGMGEVIQTSTLNPHDSQFQISGDPNRLQQIVWNLLSNAVKFTPFGGRVDIRLERVEAEDGGMEDSPETNIQNSPLPSATPFPTPYVQVTIRDTGKGIAPHFLPYIFDYFRQEDGAMTRRFGGLGLGLAIVRHLVELHGGMVRAASPGENQGSVFVIKLPILQTVNEPSQQEQTPPPPLTPQPLPLSNLHILVADDDVDSRELIGFVLEKAGAHVTVVDSAREVLRVLVRQEIDVLISDIGMPEIDGYALLGQIRALFPNSKRNMPAIALTTYAGEFNQQEALRVGFQTHLTKPIEPAELIQAVATLVGR, from the coding sequence ATGGTTGAACTTAATTACCGATCGCTATTTGAGTCCATGCCAGGGCTATACCTGGCGCTGGCACCCAATTCTCCTACATTCCCAGTGGTCGCCGTCAGTGATGCCTATCTAGAAGCAACCAGAACCCGACGTGAAGATATTTTGGGACGGAGTGTCTTTGAAGCCCTTCCTGGCAACCTCAGTGGCTCAGTTACGGGTAACGTGCCCGATTTACAAGCTTCCCTGGAAGCGGTACTGAAAAACCGAACTGCTATAAAGATAGAATTCCAGGAATATTTTATTCCTCGTCCCCCATCCGAGGAAGAGGGATTTGAGGAACGATGCTGTCATTTACTCTTTTCACCCGTCCTGGGAACCCAGGGAGAAATTACTTACATTCTCCACTGTATTGAAGATGTAACTGAAAGTGAGGTAATCCGCGCCCACAATGAGGTGCGCCTGCAAGAGCATCAACGGTTACTCCAGCAGGTGACAGACACAGTTCCTGGAATCTTATATGTTTATGACTTAATAGAACAGCACAACGTTTACGTGAATGGGCAGGTTACCGAGCTGCTTGGCTATACTCCCGAACAGGTTCAGTCGATGGGAATGTCCCTGTTCCCTCTGTTGCTTCATCCTGACGACCTGGCAACGCTTCCCCAACACATTTGCCAGTTTTACAACCTTAAAGATGGGGAGGTGCTGGAGAAAGAATATCGAATGCGCGATATGGAGGGTGAGTGGCACTGGTTTAGTGGTCGGGAAATTGTATTTAGCAGAACTGCCCAGGGCACCCCAAAACAAATCCTTGGTACTGCCTACGAAATTAGCGATCGCAAACGGGCAGAAGCAGCCTTTCATGCTGAGAAAGATCGATTCCAACTGGCAGCCGCAGCAGTTGACTGCATGATCTACGACTGGAATGTGGAAACCAGTCTGGTCGAACGAACGGAGGGATTAACCCGTATTTTTGGCTATTTACCGGAAGAAACTGAACCAACCAGGGATTGGTGGATAGCCCACATTCACCCGGATGATTTACCATTTGTTCGAGATTTAGTGGCAGCTAATCTGGCAAATGGCAACCGCTACGCGGTTGAATATCGGGTTCAAAGCAAATCTGGGCAATACGTTTATGTGCTTGATCAGGGTTTTGTAACACGGAACCCGACGGGCAGACCGGTGCGCGTTGTTGGCACCACAACCGATATCAGCGATCGCAAAATCACCGAAAAGCTCCAGCAGTTTCTCCTGGAACTGCACGACCTGATCCAGATGCTGCATGACCCCCAGGAGGTTCTTTGGATTGTTGAATGTACAGTGGGTAATTACTTCAATGCAACCCGCTGTTTCTATGGTGATGTGGATGCTGATCAGGAAAATTTAACTGTCGATCGGGATTTTTATAACGGTGTGATTGGGATTGCTGGCAGCCATCGTCTGGATAATTTTGGTGCTGAATTCGTCTCTCTACTGAAGCAGGGCAGAACGTTAATTGTTGAAGATACCCAGAAGGACAAACGGGTTGATCAGACAACCTTCGCCAGATTCAAAGCCAGAGCTGTGCTATGCGTTCCCTTGCTTCATCTCGATCAACTGATCGGATTATTCATGATTCAAGATCAGCAGCCCCGCAATTGGACTACGGAAGAGATTGCGCTGATCGAAGAGGTTGCCGATCGTGCCTGGACTGCAATCTCAAAAGCCCGGACAGAAAAAGCGCTTCGCCAAAGTGAAGCCCGCTTTCAACGGTTAGCAACCAATGTACCAGGAGTCATTTTTCGCTATTTGGTGCATCGCGATGGCTCCGATGCGATGCCCTACATCAGCGCCAGCTGCCGCACCGTTTTTGAATTAGATTATGAAGTCGTTCAGCAGAATGTGGACGCCCTCTGGAACCTGATTTGTTTAGAGGATCTGGAATCTTTACGAGAGATTATCGCCATTTCGGCCCAAACAGAGCAACCCATCCACTGGGAGGGGCGATTTGTTATGCCCTCTGGACAAACCAAGTGGATTCAACTGGTTTCTCGCCCCGAACGTCAACTGGATGGATCGGTTCTCTGGGACGGATTGCTCACCGACATCACCAGCACCAAAGAAATTGAGGCAGAGCGCGAGCAACTCCTGGGGCAATCGCAACAGTATGCCAACCAGTTGCGCGGATTAACCGAAGCCGCCCTGGTGATGAACTCCATGCTTTCCGTAGAAGAAGTGCTCCAGGTGATTACCGACCAGGCCCACGCAATTATCGGTACCCATCAAGCATCAACCAGTCTGGTCATCGATCAGAATTGGGCAGAAGCGGTTCATGCCATCTATCTATCGGATAAATATGCCGCCTGGCTGAATTACAATGCTGAACCCGATGGATCGGGGATCTATGCATCGATTTGTCAGTTAAATCGCCCCCTCAGAATGACGCAGGCAGAGCTGGAAACCCATCCCCGCTGGCGTGGATTTGGTGGTCAAGCCACGCACCATCCTCCCTTACGCGGTTGGTTGGCTGCTCCCCTCATGGGGCGCAATGGTCAAAATATTGGGTTTATCCAACTATCCGACAAGTATCAGGGCGAGTTTACCGCATCCGACGAAGACATTCTGGTTCAACTTGCCCAGATGGCATCCGTGGCGATCGAAAACTCTCGTTTGTATAAAGCAGAAAAAATTGCCCGCACCCAGGCGGAAGCAGCCAATCGGATTAAAGATGAATTTTTAGCGGTGCTTTCCCATGAACTGCGATCGCCCCTGAACCCGATTCTGGGTTGGTCGAGGCTGCTGCAAAACCGTAAGCTAGATCAACGAACCACCGCCCATGCCCTGGAAACGATCGAACGCAATGCCAAATTACAAACTCAACTGATTGAAGATTTGCTCGATGTTTCCCGAATTCTACAGGGAAAGCTCAACCTCAACGTTGGTGCTGTTAATCTTGTCACCATTATGGAAGCAGCAATGGAAACAGTACGCCTGGCAGCAGAAGCCAAGGCGATCGATGTGAGATTTGAGATTGTAGACTCTGGCTTAGAAGCACCCGCTCAGAATGAAGCTTCATCCGGCATGGGCGAGGTCATCCAAACCTCAACCCTCAACCCTCACGACTCACAATTCCAAATTTCTGGTGACCCCAACCGCTTGCAGCAAATCGTCTGGAACCTGCTTTCCAATGCCGTAAAATTCACCCCCTTCGGTGGACGGGTTGATATCAGGTTAGAGCGAGTAGAAGCGGAAGATGGGGGGATGGAAGACTCACCGGAAACCAACATTCAAAATTCCCCTTTACCTTCCGCCACCCCGTTTCCAACCCCCTACGTTCAAGTCACCATTCGTGATACGGGGAAAGGCATCGCTCCGCACTTTTTGCCCTACATCTTTGACTATTTCCGCCAGGAGGATGGTGCCATGACCCGCAGGTTTGGGGGATTGGGTCTCGGTCTGGCGATCGTCCGACATTTGGTAGAACTCCACGGTGGCATGGTGCGCGCAGCCAGTCCCGGAGAGAACCAGGGATCGGTTTTTGTGATTAAATTGCCCATTCTCCAGACAGTCAACGAACCGAGCCAGCAGGAACAAACCCCACCCCCGCCCCTTACCCCTCAGCCCTTACCCCTCAGCAACTTGCACATTCTGGTTGCCGATGACGATGTGGACTCCCGCGAACTCATTGGGTTCGTGCTGGAAAAGGCGGGCGCGCACGTCACAGTTGTTGACTCGGCTCGAGAAGTATTACGAGTACTGGTACGGCAAGAGATCGATGTTTTGATCAGTGATATTGGGATGCCCGAAATCGACGGTTATGCGCTGCTGGGTCAGATTCGAGCGCTGTTTCCCAATAGCAAGCGGAATATGCCCGCGATCGCCCTGACTACCTATGCGGGCGAATTCAACCAACAGGAAGCGCTCCGAGTCGGTTTCCAAACCCACCTGACTAAACCGATTGAACCAGCGGAACTGATTCAAGCTGTAGCAACGCTGGTGGGGAGATGA
- a CDS encoding aldo/keto reductase, which produces MQTKQLGNSDLHITPVGYGAWAIGGSGWEFGWGHQEDEDSIAAIQRALELGINWIDTAAIYGLGHSEEVVAQALKGRSDRPYIFTKCSLIWDDKGEMGHSLKADSIRREVEDSLRRLQVETIDLYQIHWPNPDAEIEEGWTTLSKLKAEGKVRYIGVSNFNVAQLKRAEAIAPVTSLQPPYSLIKRDVEAEILPYCQERNIGVIVYAPMQSGLLTGAMTAERAANLSDTDWRKRNSEFQEPRLSRNLNLVELLKQIGEQHGRSPGEVAIAWTLRHPAVTAAIVGGRNAHQVEGTIGAAEFRLNAEEIGKIETFLREQP; this is translated from the coding sequence ATGCAAACGAAACAACTTGGTAATTCCGATCTGCACATTACACCCGTTGGCTACGGAGCCTGGGCGATCGGGGGCAGCGGTTGGGAATTTGGCTGGGGACACCAGGAGGATGAGGATTCGATCGCGGCAATCCAACGGGCCTTAGAGCTTGGGATTAACTGGATTGATACGGCGGCAATTTACGGTTTGGGGCATTCGGAAGAAGTTGTTGCTCAAGCGTTGAAAGGGCGCTCCGATCGTCCCTACATTTTCACCAAGTGTTCATTAATTTGGGATGACAAAGGTGAAATGGGTCACAGCCTCAAAGCCGATTCAATTCGGCGGGAAGTGGAAGACAGTCTGCGCCGTTTGCAAGTCGAAACCATTGATCTCTATCAGATCCACTGGCCCAATCCAGATGCGGAAATTGAAGAGGGTTGGACAACCCTGAGTAAGCTAAAAGCAGAGGGCAAGGTTCGCTACATTGGAGTATCCAATTTCAATGTTGCTCAACTAAAACGAGCGGAGGCGATCGCTCCTGTTACCTCGCTGCAACCCCCCTACTCGCTGATAAAACGGGACGTAGAAGCTGAAATTTTGCCCTATTGCCAGGAACGCAATATCGGGGTGATTGTCTACGCTCCGATGCAGTCAGGATTACTCACAGGAGCAATGACGGCTGAACGCGCTGCCAACCTATCCGACACCGATTGGCGCAAACGCAACAGCGAATTTCAAGAACCACGCCTGTCTCGTAACCTGAATCTGGTTGAACTCCTCAAACAAATCGGTGAGCAGCACGGACGTTCCCCCGGTGAAGTTGCCATCGCCTGGACCCTGCGCCATCCCGCAGTCACCGCTGCCATCGTAGGTGGACGCAATGCCCACCAGGTGGAAGGCACGATCGGAGCGGCGGAATTTCGCCTCAACGCCGAAGAGATTGGAAAGATTGAGACGTTTCTGCGGGAACAGCCCTAA